In Epinephelus lanceolatus isolate andai-2023 chromosome 13, ASM4190304v1, whole genome shotgun sequence, the following are encoded in one genomic region:
- the LOC117270327 gene encoding E3 ubiquitin-protein ligase pellino homolog 2 isoform X1 → MNSPKKDGDDDVPVKDPVKYGELVILGYNGSLPSGDRGRRKSRFALYRRAKANGVKPSAVHILNTPQDSKAVHSRGQHSISFTLSRNQTVVVEYCHDNNTDMFQIGRSTESPIDFVVTDTSGGGKEGEDPSIAPSTISRFACRVVCERNPPYTARIYAAGFDSSKNIFLGEKATKWKNPDGHMDGLTTNGVLVMHPEGFPEDPKQGLWREISVCGDVYALRETRSGPSRGKLAEGESSALRDGSLVDLCGATLLWRTGEGLMRAPTLRHLEALRQELNASRPQCPVGLSTLAFPSLPRSHRWEPHLEERQPWVYLACGHVHGRHDWGQRSEGVEMPGEGEGSTTRRECPLCRSVGPYVPLWLGCEPAVYVDAGAPTHAFVPCGHVCSERTARYWAETPLPHGTHAFRPVCPFCSSALSTPGWTRLIFQGPID, encoded by the exons ATGAATTCACCGAAAAAAGACGGAGATGATGATGTGCCCGTTAAAGACCCGGTAAAATACGGCGAGTTGGTCATTTTGGG GTACAATGGCTCTCTTCCAAGCGGAGACCGTGGGCGCAGAAAGAGCCGCTTCGCTCTGTACCGAAGGGCCAAGGCCAACGGTGTCAAACCCAGCGCTGTGCACATCCTCAACACGCCACAGGACAGCAAG GCTGTCCACAGCAGGgggcagcacagcatctctttCACTCTGTCCCGTAACCAGACGGTGGTGGTGGAGTACTGCCatgacaacaacacagacatgtTCCAG ATCGGACGCTCCACAGAAAGTCCCATTGACTTTGTGGTGACAGACACCTCCGGAGGGGGGAAGGAGGGGGAGGACCCCTCCATCGCTCCCAGCACCATCTCACGTTTCGCCTGCAGAGTGGTGTGTGAACGCAACCCACCTTATACTGCACGCATCTACGCCGCTGGCTTCGACTCCTCCAAAAATATCTTCTTAGGG GAAAAAGCAACCAAATGGAAAAACCCTGATGGGCACATGGACGGCTTGACCACCAACGGGGTGCTAGTGATGCATCCAGAGGGGTTCCCAGAGGACCCCAAGCAGGGTCTGTGGAGGGAGATCTCTGTCTGTGGGGATGTCTACGCTCTGCGGGAGACACGCTCTGGACCCAGCAGGGGCAAACTG GCGGAGGGTGAGAGCAGTGCACTACGTGACGGTTCCCTGGTTGACCTGTGTGGTGCCACCCTGCTGTGGCGTACAGGCGAGGGGCTCATGCGTGCTCCCACTCTGCGTCACCTGGAAGCACTTCGCCAGGAGCTCAATGCGTCCCGGCCCCAGTGTCCTGTCGGCCTCAGCACACTGGCCTTCCCCAGCTTGCCACGCAGCCACAGGTGGGAGCCACA CCTTGAAGAGCGTCAGCCATGGGTCTACCTCGCTTGCGGCCACGTCCACGGACGCCACGACTGGGGCCAGAGATCTGAGGGAGTGGAGATGCCAGGAGAGGGCGAGGGTTCCACGACCCGCCGAGAATGTCCCCTGTGCAGGAGCGTGGGTCCCTACGTGCCCCTGTGGCTGGGCTGCGAGCCTGCTGTGTACGTGGACGCTGGAGCCCCCACTCACGCTTTTGTGCCGTGCGGCCACGTCTGCTCGGAGAGGACAGCCAGGTACTGGGCTGAGACCCCGCTTCCACACGGGACGCACGCCTTCAGACCCGTCTGCCCCTTCTGCTCGTCTGCCCTCAGCACCCCCGGCTGGACGCGGCTCATCTTCCAGGGCCCCATCGACTAG
- the LOC117270327 gene encoding E3 ubiquitin-protein ligase pellino homolog 2 isoform X2: protein MNSPKKDGDDDVPVKDPVKYGELVILGYNGSLPSGDRGRRKSRFALYRRAKANGVKPSAVHILNTPQDSKAVHSRGQHSISFTLSRNQTVVVEYCHDNNTDMFQIGRSTESPIDFVVTDTSGGGKEGEDPSIAPSTISRFACRVVCERNPPYTARIYAAGFDSSKNIFLGEKATKWKNPDGHMDGLTTNGVLVMHPEGFPEDPKQGLWREISVCGDVYALRETRSGPSRGKLAEGESSALRDGSLVDLCGATLLWRTGEGLMRAPTLRHLEALRQELNASRPQCPVGLSTLAFPSLPRSHSLEERQPWVYLACGHVHGRHDWGQRSEGVEMPGEGEGSTTRRECPLCRSVGPYVPLWLGCEPAVYVDAGAPTHAFVPCGHVCSERTARYWAETPLPHGTHAFRPVCPFCSSALSTPGWTRLIFQGPID, encoded by the exons ATGAATTCACCGAAAAAAGACGGAGATGATGATGTGCCCGTTAAAGACCCGGTAAAATACGGCGAGTTGGTCATTTTGGG GTACAATGGCTCTCTTCCAAGCGGAGACCGTGGGCGCAGAAAGAGCCGCTTCGCTCTGTACCGAAGGGCCAAGGCCAACGGTGTCAAACCCAGCGCTGTGCACATCCTCAACACGCCACAGGACAGCAAG GCTGTCCACAGCAGGgggcagcacagcatctctttCACTCTGTCCCGTAACCAGACGGTGGTGGTGGAGTACTGCCatgacaacaacacagacatgtTCCAG ATCGGACGCTCCACAGAAAGTCCCATTGACTTTGTGGTGACAGACACCTCCGGAGGGGGGAAGGAGGGGGAGGACCCCTCCATCGCTCCCAGCACCATCTCACGTTTCGCCTGCAGAGTGGTGTGTGAACGCAACCCACCTTATACTGCACGCATCTACGCCGCTGGCTTCGACTCCTCCAAAAATATCTTCTTAGGG GAAAAAGCAACCAAATGGAAAAACCCTGATGGGCACATGGACGGCTTGACCACCAACGGGGTGCTAGTGATGCATCCAGAGGGGTTCCCAGAGGACCCCAAGCAGGGTCTGTGGAGGGAGATCTCTGTCTGTGGGGATGTCTACGCTCTGCGGGAGACACGCTCTGGACCCAGCAGGGGCAAACTG GCGGAGGGTGAGAGCAGTGCACTACGTGACGGTTCCCTGGTTGACCTGTGTGGTGCCACCCTGCTGTGGCGTACAGGCGAGGGGCTCATGCGTGCTCCCACTCTGCGTCACCTGGAAGCACTTCGCCAGGAGCTCAATGCGTCCCGGCCCCAGTGTCCTGTCGGCCTCAGCACACTGGCCTTCCCCAGCTTGCCACGCAGCCACAG CCTTGAAGAGCGTCAGCCATGGGTCTACCTCGCTTGCGGCCACGTCCACGGACGCCACGACTGGGGCCAGAGATCTGAGGGAGTGGAGATGCCAGGAGAGGGCGAGGGTTCCACGACCCGCCGAGAATGTCCCCTGTGCAGGAGCGTGGGTCCCTACGTGCCCCTGTGGCTGGGCTGCGAGCCTGCTGTGTACGTGGACGCTGGAGCCCCCACTCACGCTTTTGTGCCGTGCGGCCACGTCTGCTCGGAGAGGACAGCCAGGTACTGGGCTGAGACCCCGCTTCCACACGGGACGCACGCCTTCAGACCCGTCTGCCCCTTCTGCTCGTCTGCCCTCAGCACCCCCGGCTGGACGCGGCTCATCTTCCAGGGCCCCATCGACTAG